The following proteins are encoded in a genomic region of Oryzias latipes chromosome 17, ASM223467v1:
- the LOC101172023 gene encoding leucine-rich repeat and immunoglobulin-like domain-containing nogo receptor-interacting protein 3 has product MTGFSGPGQCALVPWLRVWRWVLATSLVAGITLTLPGNSQACPPRCECSAQLRSVSCQRRRLVNIPEGIPTETRLLDLSRNRLRWVQAGDLSPYPRLEEVDLSENLIATLEPNAFSALQNLKVLKLRGNQLKLVPMGAFAKLGNLTSLDLSENKMVILLDYTFQDLRNLKHLEVGDNDLVYISHKAFSGLLGLEDLTIERCNLTSISGQTLSYLRSLVTLHLRHLSIIALEDQNFRKLYSLRGLEIDHWPYLEYISPLSFQGLDLHWLSITNTNITSVPSSSFKNMVHLTHLNLSYNPITTLEPWAFKDLLRLKELIMVSTGLVTVGPHALGGLRQIRVLNFSSNDLQTLEESSFHSVNSLETLRVDENPLLCDCRLLWILQRRKTLNFDGRVPVCAGPVEVQGVSLSAFTDSALFDHFTCQKPRIRNRKMQKVVANEGQAVSFLCRADGEPTPAIVWISPQRRRITSKTPGRITVLPSGTLEIRFAKLTDTGTYICIASNAGGNDTYFATLTVHGQPMDAASAFFLNRSMYSGEFFNDTNMNSTRVFLKFTLDLTTILVSTAMGCITFLGVVLFCFLLLFVWSRGRGQRRNNFTVEYSFRKSEPTTGSSSGGTRKFNMKMI; this is encoded by the exons ATGACTGGCTTTTCTGGCCCTGGTCAGTGTGCCTTAGTGCCATGGCTGAGGGTGTGGAGATGGGTTCTGGCCACCTCACTGGTCGCTGGGATTACCCTGACTCTACCAGGGAACAGCCAGGCCTGTCCTCCACGGTGTGAGTGCTCAGCTCAGCTGAGGTCAGTGTCATGCCAGCGGCGGCGGCTCGTCAACATCCCTGAGGGCATTCCCACCGAGACAAGGCTTCTGGACCTCAGCAGAAACCGGCTTCGCTGGGTGCAGGCGGGTGACCTGTCACCATATCCACGGCTGGAGGAGGTGGACCTCAGTGAGAATCTCATCGCCACCTTAGAGCCCAACGCCTTCTCAGCCCTTCAGAATCTTAAAGTGCTAAAGCTTAGGGGAAACCAGCTGAAGTTAGTGCCCATGGGAGCCTTTGCCAAATTAGGAAACCTGACCAGCCTTGACCTGAGTGAAAACAAGATGGTGATTTTGCTAGACTACACCTTCCAGGATCTGAGGAACCTGAAACACCTGGAAGTTGGAGACAACGATTTGGTTTACATTTCTCACAAG GCTTTCTCAGGATTGCTGGGACTGGAGGATCTCACAATAGAACGCTGTAACCTGACATCCATTTCTGGCCAGACGTTGTCCTATCTCCGCAGTCTGGTCACTCTTCACCTTCGTCACCTCAGCATCATTGCCCTGGAGGACCAGAATTTTCGAAAGCTCTACAGCCTACGGGGTCTGGAAATTGATCACTGGCCATATCTTGAGTACATCTCCCCTCTCAGTTTTCAGGGTCTGGATCTCCACTGGCTGTCCATCACAAACACTAACATCACATCCGTACCATCTTCCTCTTTCAAGAATATGGTGCATCTCACCCACCTCAATCTTTCTTACAATCCCATCACCACATTAGAACCTTGGGCCTTCAAGGACTTGTTGAGGTTGAAAGAGCTCATCATGGTaagcacagggttggtgactgTCGGGCCCCATGCCCTCGGCGGCCTCAGGCAGATACGGGTGCTCAACTTCTCCTCCAACGACCTGCAGACGCTGGAAGAGAGCTCCTTCCACTCTGTCAACAGTCTGGAGACCCTCAGAGTGGACGAGAACCCCCTGCTGTGTGACTGCCGTCTGTTGTGGATCCTGCAAAGGCGCAAGACCCTCAACTTTGACGGCAGGGTGCCGGTGTGTGCAGGGCCAGTGGAGGTGCAGGGGGTCAGCCTCAGCGCCTTCACTGACTCTGCACTGTTCGATCACTTTACATGCCAGAAACCTAGAATACGCAACCGTAAGATGCAGAAG GTGGTTGCTAATGAAGGCCaggctgtgagttttttgtGTCGAGCTGACGGAGAACCCACGCCAGCGATCGTCTGGATTTCACCACAACGCAGACGGATAACATCCAAGACTCCAGGTCGCATCACTGTTCTCCCGAGTGGGACCCTGGAGATCCGTTTTGCCAAACTCACTGACACAGGAACATACATTTGCATCGCCAGTAACGCTGGCGGCAACGACACTTACTTTGCCACTCTCACAGTGCACGGGCAGCCGATGGACGCCGCCTCTGCCTTCTTTCTTAACCGCTCGATGTACAGCGGAGAGTTTTTCAACGACACAAATATGAACAGCACACGGGTTTTCCTGAAGTTCACCTTGGACCTAACAACCATCTTGGTCTCCACAGCGATGGGCTGCATCACCTTCCTGGGAGTTGTCCTCTTCTGTTTCCTGCTGTTGTTTGTGTGGAGCCGGGGGCGGGGCCAACGCAGGAACAACTTCACAGTGGAGTACTCCTTCCGGAAATCTGAACCCACAACCGGGAGCTCTTCAGGAGGGACACGGAAGTTTAACATGAAAATGATATGA